Proteins found in one Amycolatopsis umgeniensis genomic segment:
- the pgsA gene encoding phosphatidylinositol phosphate synthase encodes MLNIFARASVSRVTDPMGKVLVRAGLTPNAMTVIGTAGAVLCALVFFPNDMLLWGTFTVWGFAMLDLLDGAMARARGYGTAFGAVLDATCDRLVDGALFAAIAWWCFVHDDNRPAAAAALICLVLAQVISYVKARAEASGLEADGGLVERAERLIIALVGTGLHGLGVPYTVDITLWLLAVLSVITLLQRTAAVAKAARAAKAAGPPATEGGS; translated from the coding sequence ATGCTCAACATTTTCGCGCGCGCCTCCGTTTCCCGCGTCACCGACCCCATGGGGAAGGTGCTCGTGCGCGCCGGTCTGACCCCGAACGCGATGACCGTCATCGGCACGGCCGGGGCGGTGCTCTGCGCGCTCGTGTTCTTCCCGAACGACATGCTGCTGTGGGGCACCTTCACCGTCTGGGGCTTCGCGATGCTGGACCTGCTCGACGGCGCGATGGCTCGCGCCCGCGGGTACGGCACGGCGTTCGGGGCGGTACTCGACGCGACCTGCGACAGACTGGTCGACGGCGCGTTGTTCGCCGCGATCGCGTGGTGGTGCTTCGTCCACGACGACAACCGCCCGGCCGCGGCCGCCGCTCTCATCTGCCTGGTGCTCGCGCAGGTCATCTCGTACGTCAAGGCCCGCGCCGAGGCTTCCGGCCTGGAGGCGGACGGCGGTCTCGTGGAGCGGGCGGAACGGCTGATCATCGCCCTGGTGGGAACCGGACTGCACGGTCTGGGCGTTCCGTACACCGTGGACATCACGCTTTGGCTGCTCGCGGTGCTCTCGGTGATCACCCTTCTGCAGCGGACGGCCGCGGTGGCCAAGGCGGCGAGGGCCGCCAAGGCGGCCGGGCCACCCGCCACGGAAGGCGGGTCATGA
- a CDS encoding MarR family winged helix-turn-helix transcriptional regulator: MSEPRWLSDEEQKVWRDFSAATRMLQAHLEGQLQHEAGMPHTYYEVLVALSEAPGRRLRMSELADARKASRSRLSHAVARLEANGWVHRESCPTDKRGSWAVLTAEGFAALEKAAPGHVEAVRESLFDPLTPEQVKALGEISAAVLGRLSPKCAAAEAELALREGNLADFEERAELAKAD, translated from the coding sequence ATGTCCGAACCCCGATGGCTCTCCGACGAGGAGCAAAAAGTCTGGCGCGACTTCTCCGCGGCCACGCGGATGCTGCAAGCGCATCTGGAGGGCCAGCTCCAGCACGAGGCGGGCATGCCCCACACCTACTACGAGGTACTCGTCGCCCTGTCCGAAGCGCCCGGCCGCCGTCTGCGGATGAGCGAGCTCGCCGACGCGCGCAAGGCGTCGCGCAGCAGGCTCTCGCACGCGGTCGCGCGGCTCGAGGCCAACGGCTGGGTGCACCGCGAGTCCTGTCCCACCGACAAACGCGGTTCCTGGGCGGTGCTCACCGCCGAAGGTTTCGCCGCGCTGGAGAAGGCCGCGCCCGGGCACGTCGAGGCCGTCCGCGAGAGCCTTTTCGACCCGCTGACCCCCGAACAGGTGAAGGCGCTCGGCGAGATCAGCGCCGCCGTCCTGGGGCGGCTGTCGCCGAAATGCGCCGCCGCGGAGGCGGAACTGGCGCTGCGGGAAGGCAATCTCGCCGACTTCGAAGAGAGGGCCGAACTGGCCAAAGCGGACTGA
- a CDS encoding YceI family protein, whose translation MTTTEIPGYVAGKWTVDTAHSDIAYTVKHLGLAKSRGNFTAFTGEVVTADNILDSSVTVEIDASSVASGVDGRDTHLKSEDFFHVDEHPVITFRSTGIREDGGDYVIDGELTWRGKSVPVSLEAEFNGIGTNPANDNATTLGVSATATVNRRDFGIGPEGNAFLSEKVKIDIELQAALNA comes from the coding sequence ATGACCACCACCGAAATCCCGGGCTACGTCGCAGGCAAGTGGACCGTCGACACCGCCCACTCGGACATCGCCTACACCGTGAAGCACCTCGGCCTGGCGAAGTCCCGCGGCAACTTCACCGCCTTCACCGGCGAGGTCGTCACCGCCGACAACATTCTCGACTCCTCGGTCACCGTCGAGATCGACGCCTCGTCGGTCGCCAGCGGTGTCGACGGGCGTGACACGCACCTCAAGTCCGAAGACTTCTTCCACGTCGACGAGCACCCGGTCATCACCTTCCGCTCGACCGGCATCCGCGAGGACGGCGGCGACTACGTCATCGACGGCGAGCTCACCTGGCGCGGCAAGAGCGTCCCGGTCTCGCTCGAAGCCGAGTTCAACGGCATCGGCACCAACCCGGCCAACGACAACGCCACCACCCTCGGCGTCTCGGCCACCGCCACCGTGAACCGCCGCGACTTCGGCATCGGCCCGGAGGGCAACGCCTTCCTGTCCGAGAAGGTCAAGATCGACATCGAGCTGCAGGCCGCGCTCAACGCCTGA
- a CDS encoding HIT domain-containing protein, which yields MTGPDGPDVVGQDGVGVPDALQRLWTPHRLAYVQGSKRPDEGCPFCRLPEKSDEDALILARGKTVYAVLNLYPYNPGHLMAVPYRHVADYTDLTAEETVEVAEFTQRAMRVIREVSSAHGFNIGMNQGVIAGAGIAAHLHQHVVPRWGGDANFMPVIGHTKVLPQLLGETRQLLADAW from the coding sequence GTGACGGGCCCCGATGGCCCCGACGTCGTCGGACAGGACGGTGTCGGGGTTCCGGACGCTTTGCAGCGCCTGTGGACCCCGCATCGGCTCGCCTACGTCCAGGGGTCGAAAAGGCCCGACGAGGGCTGCCCGTTCTGTCGTCTTCCCGAGAAGAGCGACGAGGACGCGCTGATCCTCGCGCGGGGGAAGACGGTGTACGCGGTGTTGAACCTGTACCCGTACAACCCCGGCCACCTGATGGCCGTGCCGTATCGCCATGTCGCGGACTACACGGACCTGACGGCGGAAGAGACCGTCGAGGTGGCGGAGTTCACCCAGCGCGCGATGCGGGTGATCCGGGAGGTTTCCTCGGCGCACGGGTTCAACATCGGGATGAACCAGGGCGTGATCGCGGGCGCGGGGATCGCCGCTCATCTGCACCAGCACGTGGTCCCACGATGGGGCGGCGACGCGAACTTCATGCCGGTGATCGGGCACACGAAGGTGCTGCCGCAGTTGCTGGGGGAGACGCGGCAGCTCCTGGCGGATGCCTGGTAG
- the thrS gene encoding threonine--tRNA ligase has product MSQPSSVAAATASRVVVPAGTTAGTAVREAGLPTKGPDTIVVVRDAEGNLRDLSWAPESEVEVEAVAANTDDGRSVIRHSAAHVLAQAVQQQFPQAKLGIGPPVKDGFYYDFAVDTPFTPEDLQALEKRMKQIVKGSQQFSRRVFDSVDEAKKELADEPFKLELVDIKSDVDTSEIMEVGGGELTIYDNLDPRTKERVWSDLCRGPHVPTTKFIPAFKLTRVAAAYWRGDDKNPQLQRIYGTAWESAEAQDVYLERLAEAERRDHRKLGVELDLFSFPDEIGSGLPVFHPKGGIIRQEMENYSRQRHVEAGYDFVYSPHITKGALFETSGHLDWYRDGMYPAMHLDAEHNEDGTVRKPGQDYYLKPMNCPFHDLIFRSRGRSYRELPLRMFEFGSVYRYEKSGVIHGLTRVRGMTQDDAHIFCTLEQVPGELKSLLDFVLNLLRDYGLDDFYLELSTRNEEKYIGSEEVWAEATEVLRTAAVDSGLELVPDPGGAAFYGPKISVQAKDALGRTWQMSTIQLDFMLPEKFELEYTAGDGSRQRPVMIHRALFGSIERFFGVLTEHYAGAFPAWLSPVQVVGIPITEDQVEHLRGVEKALRAKGIRANVDAGDDRMQKKIRTHTTQKVPFMLLAGAKDVEAGAVSFRFRDGGQINGVPVADAVEAIAGWVQRRENSSPTVAGLEAVLR; this is encoded by the coding sequence GTGTCCCAGCCGTCGTCAGTAGCAGCCGCAACCGCCTCGCGCGTGGTGGTACCGGCGGGCACTACGGCGGGCACAGCGGTCCGCGAAGCCGGGCTGCCGACCAAGGGACCGGACACGATCGTCGTCGTACGCGACGCCGAGGGCAACCTTCGCGATCTGTCCTGGGCTCCGGAGTCCGAGGTCGAGGTCGAGGCCGTCGCGGCGAACACCGACGACGGCCGCAGCGTCATCCGCCACTCGGCCGCCCACGTGCTCGCCCAGGCCGTGCAGCAGCAGTTCCCGCAGGCCAAGCTCGGCATCGGCCCGCCGGTGAAGGACGGCTTCTACTACGACTTCGCCGTCGACACCCCGTTCACCCCGGAAGACCTGCAAGCGCTGGAAAAGCGCATGAAGCAGATCGTGAAGGGTTCGCAGCAGTTCTCCCGCCGTGTCTTCGACTCCGTCGACGAGGCCAAGAAGGAACTGGCCGACGAGCCGTTCAAGCTCGAACTGGTCGACATCAAGTCCGATGTGGACACCTCCGAGATCATGGAGGTCGGCGGCGGCGAGCTGACCATCTACGACAACCTCGACCCGCGCACCAAGGAGCGCGTGTGGAGCGACCTCTGCCGTGGTCCGCACGTGCCGACCACCAAGTTCATCCCGGCGTTCAAGCTCACCCGCGTCGCCGCGGCGTACTGGCGCGGTGACGACAAGAACCCGCAGCTGCAGCGGATCTACGGCACCGCTTGGGAATCCGCCGAGGCGCAGGACGTCTACCTGGAGCGCCTCGCCGAGGCCGAGCGGCGCGACCACCGCAAGCTCGGTGTCGAGCTGGATCTCTTCTCCTTCCCCGACGAGATCGGCTCGGGCCTGCCGGTGTTCCATCCCAAGGGCGGGATCATCCGGCAGGAGATGGAGAACTACTCGCGCCAGCGGCACGTCGAGGCCGGGTACGACTTCGTCTACTCGCCGCACATCACCAAGGGCGCGCTCTTCGAGACCTCCGGGCACCTCGACTGGTATCGCGACGGCATGTACCCGGCGATGCACCTCGACGCCGAGCACAACGAGGACGGCACGGTCCGCAAGCCCGGCCAGGACTACTACCTCAAGCCGATGAACTGCCCGTTCCACGACTTGATCTTCCGCTCGCGCGGGCGTTCCTATCGGGAACTGCCGCTGCGGATGTTCGAGTTCGGCTCGGTGTACCGCTACGAGAAGTCCGGCGTGATCCACGGGCTGACCCGTGTGCGTGGCATGACGCAGGACGACGCGCACATCTTCTGCACCCTGGAGCAGGTCCCCGGTGAGCTGAAGTCCCTTTTGGACTTCGTGCTGAACCTGTTGCGCGACTACGGTCTCGACGACTTCTACCTCGAACTGTCCACTCGGAACGAAGAGAAGTACATCGGGTCCGAAGAGGTGTGGGCCGAGGCGACCGAGGTGCTGCGCACCGCCGCCGTGGACTCCGGGCTCGAGCTGGTGCCGGATCCGGGCGGCGCGGCGTTCTACGGGCCGAAGATCTCCGTCCAGGCGAAGGACGCGCTGGGCCGCACCTGGCAGATGTCGACCATCCAGCTGGACTTCATGCTGCCCGAGAAGTTCGAGCTCGAGTACACCGCGGGCGACGGCAGCCGTCAGCGTCCGGTGATGATCCACCGCGCGCTGTTCGGTTCGATCGAGCGGTTCTTCGGCGTGCTGACCGAGCACTACGCCGGCGCGTTCCCGGCGTGGCTTTCGCCGGTCCAGGTGGTCGGCATCCCGATCACCGAGGACCAGGTGGAGCACCTGCGCGGGGTCGAGAAGGCACTGCGGGCCAAGGGGATCCGGGCCAACGTCGACGCGGGTGACGACCGGATGCAGAAGAAGATCCGCACCCACACCACGCAGAAGGTGCCCTTCATGCTCCTGGCGGGCGCCAAGGACGTCGAGGCGGGCGCGGTGTCGTTCCGGTTCCGCGACGGCGGCCAGATCAACGGTGTCCCGGTGGCCGACGCGGTCGAGGCGATCGCCGGCTGGGTGCAGCGCCGTGAGAACTCCTCGCCGACCGTGGCGGGCTTGGAGGCGGTCCTCCGGTGA
- a CDS encoding malonic semialdehyde reductase produces the protein MTTSVEPTEALNLPQDVQDLLFREARTANSFSDEPVTDEQIRAIYELVKWAPTSMNNQPLRALVIRTEEGKKRLSPLMSEGNRAKTETAPVTVVLAADTEFHEHLPRTFPHFPGAKDLFADEAGRVEVAKLNALLQVGYFIIGVRAAGLAAGPMTGFDNDGVDKEFFAGKQWKSLVVINVGKPGDNPWYDRLPRLGFDEVVETV, from the coding sequence ATGACCACCAGCGTTGAGCCGACCGAAGCCTTGAACCTCCCGCAGGACGTTCAGGACCTGCTGTTCCGCGAGGCCCGCACCGCGAACAGCTTCAGCGACGAGCCGGTGACCGACGAGCAGATCCGCGCGATCTACGAACTGGTCAAGTGGGCCCCGACGTCGATGAACAACCAGCCGCTGCGCGCGCTGGTGATCCGCACCGAAGAGGGCAAGAAGCGCCTCTCCCCGCTGATGTCCGAGGGCAACCGCGCCAAGACCGAGACCGCGCCGGTGACCGTCGTACTCGCCGCCGACACCGAGTTCCACGAGCACCTCCCGCGGACGTTCCCGCACTTCCCCGGCGCCAAGGACCTGTTCGCCGACGAGGCGGGCCGCGTCGAGGTCGCCAAGCTCAACGCGCTGCTGCAGGTCGGCTACTTCATCATCGGCGTCCGCGCCGCCGGGCTGGCCGCCGGCCCGATGACCGGCTTCGACAACGACGGCGTCGACAAGGAGTTCTTCGCGGGCAAGCAGTGGAAGTCCCTCGTCGTGATCAACGTCGGCAAGCCGGGTGACAACCCCTGGTACGACCGCCTGCCGCGACTGGGCTTCGACGAGGTCGTCGAGACCGTCTGA
- a CDS encoding sugar transferase has translation MEESVRPSSTVNGTPQHIDLQSIPLPPQRDAGSAAAVDNTSARPPYAAWESRYRAWVIGSDVFTAFALIVMSAFLIDRSDPHDMHALGTAAAFLFGLSVCRAWSPRVLGEGAEEYRTLGRGLVATAVLVALGGLLFGALAVQPWVFIVVPMISVFMFLQRYALRQVLHRRRRLGECLLPVLAAGSPDTVADLIARTKADPHVGWRVEAVCTYSGAGAERGSGEVEGVPVVGKLDELAGHVRRGGYRVVAVTADQHWNPKRLQRLAWDLEGTSAEMVVAPMLMEVAGPRLNVSGVLGMPLLRVSAPMFTGGRRLVKEVLDRFGSALLLTLVSPVLLAIAVAIKLDDRGPVIYRQRRVGRDGHTFTMLKFRTMVTNADKLKQDLQSENEGAGPLFKMRKDPRITRVGGMLRRYSLDELPQLFNVASGRMSLVGPRPPLPEETAKYAPDARRRLLVKPGLTGLWQVSGRSDLSWAESVRLDLRYVEDWSLALDLVILWKTFRAVVQGRGAY, from the coding sequence ATGGAAGAGTCGGTGCGGCCGTCGTCCACCGTTAACGGGACGCCGCAGCACATCGACCTTCAGTCGATCCCGCTTCCCCCGCAAAGGGACGCGGGCAGCGCGGCGGCGGTCGACAACACGTCGGCACGCCCGCCGTACGCGGCTTGGGAATCGCGCTACCGTGCTTGGGTCATCGGTAGTGACGTTTTCACCGCCTTCGCGCTCATCGTGATGAGCGCCTTCTTGATCGATCGATCCGATCCACACGACATGCACGCGCTCGGCACCGCCGCGGCCTTCTTGTTCGGGTTGTCGGTCTGTCGCGCCTGGAGTCCGCGAGTCCTCGGTGAGGGCGCGGAGGAGTATCGAACGCTGGGCCGGGGCTTGGTGGCCACGGCGGTCCTCGTCGCGCTGGGCGGCCTGCTCTTCGGCGCGCTCGCCGTGCAGCCATGGGTGTTCATCGTCGTCCCGATGATCTCGGTCTTCATGTTCCTGCAGCGGTACGCGCTGAGACAGGTGCTGCACCGGCGCAGGCGGCTCGGTGAATGCCTCTTGCCGGTGCTCGCGGCGGGAAGTCCCGACACGGTCGCCGATCTCATCGCCCGCACCAAGGCCGATCCCCATGTCGGCTGGCGGGTGGAAGCCGTCTGCACATACAGCGGCGCCGGCGCGGAGCGGGGGAGTGGCGAGGTGGAGGGCGTCCCGGTCGTCGGGAAGCTCGACGAACTCGCGGGCCACGTCCGCCGTGGCGGCTACCGGGTGGTCGCGGTGACCGCGGATCAGCACTGGAATCCGAAACGCCTGCAGCGGCTCGCCTGGGACCTCGAGGGGACCTCCGCCGAAATGGTGGTCGCCCCGATGCTGATGGAGGTGGCCGGTCCCCGGCTGAACGTCTCCGGGGTGCTCGGCATGCCACTGCTGCGGGTCAGCGCGCCGATGTTCACCGGCGGCCGCCGTCTGGTCAAGGAAGTGCTCGACCGGTTCGGCTCCGCCCTGCTCCTCACCCTGGTTTCCCCGGTGCTGCTGGCGATCGCGGTCGCCATCAAACTCGACGACCGCGGTCCGGTGATCTACCGGCAGCGCCGCGTCGGCCGTGACGGCCACACCTTCACGATGTTGAAGTTCCGCACGATGGTCACCAACGCCGACAAGCTCAAGCAGGACCTCCAGTCGGAGAACGAAGGTGCGGGGCCGCTGTTCAAAATGCGCAAGGATCCGCGGATCACGCGGGTCGGCGGCATGCTTCGCCGGTATTCGCTCGACGAACTGCCGCAGCTGTTCAACGTCGCGAGTGGACGCATGTCCCTCGTCGGACCTCGTCCGCCGTTGCCGGAGGAGACCGCGAAGTACGCTCCCGACGCGCGCCGTCGTCTGCTGGTCAAGCCGGGGCTGACAGGGCTTTGGCAGGTCAGTGGTCGCAGTGACCTCAGTTGGGCCGAGAGCGTCCGCCTCGACCTGCGTTACGTCGAGGACTGGTCCCTCGCTCTCGACCTGGTGATCCTCTGGAAGACCTTCCGGGCTGTGGTGCAGGGGCGTGGGGCTTACTGA
- a CDS encoding SsgA family sporulation/cell division regulator produces the protein MRNDHVTLRSTAVFDLLAPRTPAVPVKVELRYDTRDPYAVVAAFRTGRAGWVEWVYARDLLADGLLADAGDGDVRIRPSVEDPESVLIELNSPSGHAMFEASAQELADFLDRTYDVVLPGNEHLWVDVDDALTHLIPNDLA, from the coding sequence ATGCGCAACGATCACGTGACGCTCCGCTCGACGGCGGTGTTCGACCTCCTGGCGCCGCGGACACCCGCGGTTCCGGTCAAGGTGGAACTGCGATACGACACACGCGACCCCTATGCGGTCGTCGCCGCCTTCCGTACCGGCCGCGCCGGCTGGGTCGAGTGGGTCTACGCGCGCGATCTCCTCGCGGACGGCCTCCTGGCCGACGCGGGCGACGGCGACGTACGCATCCGCCCCTCCGTCGAAGACCCCGAGTCCGTCCTCATCGAACTGAACTCGCCCTCCGGGCACGCCATGTTCGAGGCGTCCGCTCAGGAGCTGGCCGACTTCCTCGACAGGACCTACGACGTCGTGCTGCCGGGCAACGAGCACCTCTGGGTCGATGTCGACGACGCCCTGACCCACCTCATCCCCAACGATCTGGCCTGA
- a CDS encoding ArsR/SmtB family transcription factor — translation MPFIFCPQARPPVTPSAVSQHLRILRESGLVEREPSGRLVLYTTTELGERLL, via the coding sequence ATGCCCTTCATCTTCTGCCCCCAGGCGCGCCCGCCGGTCACACCCAGCGCTGTGTCACAGCATCTACGGATTTTACGTGAAAGCGGCCTGGTAGAGCGCGAACCATCAGGCCGCCTCGTGCTCTATACCACGACAGAACTCGGCGAACGGCTGCTCTGA
- a CDS encoding MFS transporter, producing MHVKKDTSRLPASYWRLFLATGIDNVGTGAYVAAVPLLAVSLSRDPRLVTAISTAAFLPWLLVSLPAGALIDRCERVVLMWRTQLVAATIMAVTTTLVASDQISIVVLASLAFGLGTCDVLFGNAAQAVLPRLVPTASLHKANGNQQAMITAGQQFVGPPVGSSLFAVVPALPFGINAVSFLISASLLRRLPKEDTPESEAPPMRTAITSGLKWLKHHRLMRTLAVLLGVNSFSGQMANAILVLIVTDDLGVTAGGYGLLLAAAAAGSVLGGVVNAHIVHHIGSLPALVSGLTLNILALAGVALSPSALVLGCFLAVNGFATTMWNVVTTTLRQQLVPPEMLGRVTSIYKLLGWGLIPVGTLTGGLSAHSFGIRVPYALAGLIRTIALGVALPALISTMRAQKVR from the coding sequence ATGCACGTGAAGAAGGACACGAGTCGGCTACCGGCATCGTATTGGCGCCTATTCCTTGCGACCGGTATCGACAACGTCGGAACCGGCGCCTACGTCGCCGCAGTACCCCTGCTCGCTGTCAGCCTGTCTCGAGATCCCCGGCTGGTCACCGCAATCTCGACCGCAGCCTTTTTGCCCTGGTTACTGGTGTCTCTGCCGGCGGGCGCACTGATCGATCGCTGTGAACGGGTGGTCCTGATGTGGCGCACTCAGCTCGTGGCCGCCACGATCATGGCTGTCACGACAACACTCGTCGCAAGCGATCAAATCAGCATCGTCGTCCTGGCATCGCTGGCGTTCGGACTGGGAACCTGCGACGTCCTGTTCGGCAACGCGGCACAAGCTGTCCTGCCGCGACTCGTTCCGACGGCGTCGCTGCACAAAGCCAACGGAAACCAGCAAGCGATGATCACAGCCGGCCAGCAATTTGTCGGACCTCCCGTGGGCAGCAGCCTGTTCGCTGTAGTCCCAGCCCTGCCGTTCGGGATCAACGCTGTGTCGTTTCTGATCTCGGCCTCCCTTCTCAGGCGACTGCCCAAAGAGGACACGCCCGAAAGCGAAGCACCACCGATGCGAACGGCGATCACATCTGGACTGAAGTGGCTCAAGCACCATCGCCTCATGCGAACCCTCGCCGTACTACTTGGTGTCAACTCGTTCTCAGGGCAGATGGCCAACGCGATTCTCGTCCTCATCGTCACAGATGACCTCGGGGTCACCGCCGGGGGTTACGGCCTTCTGCTGGCAGCCGCGGCGGCAGGAAGTGTCCTCGGCGGCGTAGTCAACGCACACATCGTTCACCACATAGGCTCACTGCCCGCGCTGGTATCCGGGCTGACCCTAAATATCCTGGCCCTCGCGGGAGTAGCGCTCAGCCCCAGCGCACTCGTTCTGGGTTGCTTCCTCGCGGTAAACGGGTTCGCCACAACCATGTGGAACGTCGTGACGACCACGCTACGCCAACAGCTAGTACCTCCCGAAATGCTCGGACGCGTCACCAGCATCTACAAGTTGCTGGGCTGGGGATTGATACCCGTTGGCACGCTCACCGGCGGCCTGAGCGCCCACTCCTTCGGCATCCGGGTGCCCTACGCGCTCGCGGGGCTGATCCGAACAATCGCTCTGGGCGTAGCCCTACCTGCTCTGATCTCCACGATGCGTGCCCAGAAAGTGCGTTGA
- a CDS encoding GNAT family N-acetyltransferase, with protein sequence MTPANRSDKVHLRAFTEADLAFLDRLCTDPDALGEFEWPGFGDPRARRKRWEIDGYISAESAAVAIARPDDTVIGIATWKPRGFPSGVTYEIGVGVLPEHRGQGVGTMAQRLLVDYLFGRTTANRIEALTNGGNLAEQKALERLGFRREGVMHGRSFQHGEYVDVLVYGLLRSEHCPGTP encoded by the coding sequence ATGACTCCAGCGAACCGCTCAGACAAGGTCCACTTGAGGGCGTTCACCGAGGCCGACCTCGCCTTTCTCGACCGCCTCTGCACGGATCCCGATGCGCTCGGCGAGTTCGAGTGGCCCGGATTCGGTGATCCGAGGGCACGCCGCAAGCGATGGGAGATCGACGGGTACATCTCCGCCGAGTCCGCGGCGGTTGCGATCGCGCGGCCCGACGACACGGTTATCGGCATCGCCACCTGGAAGCCCCGCGGCTTCCCCTCGGGTGTCACCTACGAGATCGGCGTGGGGGTGCTACCCGAGCATCGTGGACAGGGGGTGGGCACGATGGCGCAGAGGCTGCTCGTGGACTACCTGTTCGGCCGCACGACTGCGAACAGGATCGAAGCCCTCACCAATGGCGGCAACCTCGCCGAGCAGAAAGCCCTCGAACGCCTGGGGTTCCGCCGGGAAGGAGTCATGCACGGCAGGTCATTCCAACACGGCGAGTATGTCGATGTGCTCGTCTACGGTCTGCTCCGCTCAGAGCATTGTCCCGGAACGCCATGA
- a CDS encoding methyltransferase domain-containing protein, whose amino-acid sequence MTDDPKMPPNRYEVGRVFNEVPELYDRVRPGYPDELFADLGAITGIGKRSSVLEVGCGTGQATRSLAALGCSVTAIEPGTDMAALARRRMATMSNVDVETSTFEDWDDRGRRFDALVAASSWHWVDPSIGWRRAYEVLDHGGWMALLGNVVVRRPEEPEVYAETADLHERFCPESPGWGHPPLEDDVRTTSEGWGLVDDPGGLFGPTIVRWYPAVQWFTGDGFADLLRSTSLYRRLDRDVREPLLDAIAQRIRERMGDRASRRYLSVLRVGQRAA is encoded by the coding sequence GTGACCGATGATCCGAAGATGCCCCCGAACCGCTATGAAGTCGGCCGAGTGTTCAACGAAGTGCCGGAGCTCTATGACCGGGTCCGTCCCGGATACCCCGACGAGCTGTTCGCGGATCTCGGCGCCATCACCGGCATAGGCAAGAGGTCGTCAGTGCTGGAGGTGGGCTGCGGCACCGGTCAGGCAACGCGCTCCCTGGCAGCACTGGGATGCTCGGTGACCGCCATCGAGCCGGGCACGGACATGGCAGCGCTCGCTCGCAGGCGGATGGCCACCATGAGCAACGTCGACGTCGAGACCTCGACGTTTGAAGACTGGGACGATCGCGGCCGACGCTTCGATGCCCTCGTGGCTGCGTCGTCGTGGCATTGGGTCGACCCGTCGATTGGATGGCGGCGAGCGTATGAGGTACTTGATCACGGGGGCTGGATGGCGCTGCTCGGCAACGTCGTTGTCCGCAGGCCGGAAGAGCCGGAAGTTTACGCTGAGACCGCCGACCTCCATGAGCGGTTCTGTCCCGAGAGCCCAGGCTGGGGTCACCCGCCGTTGGAGGACGACGTGCGCACCACCAGCGAGGGTTGGGGGCTGGTCGACGATCCCGGAGGATTGTTCGGCCCGACGATTGTGCGCTGGTACCCAGCCGTTCAGTGGTTCACCGGGGATGGGTTTGCCGATCTGCTGCGCTCGACGTCGTTGTATCGGAGGCTGGATCGGGACGTCCGCGAGCCCCTGCTCGACGCCATCGCCCAGCGCATCCGCGAACGAATGGGCGACCGAGCATCACGCCGCTATCTGAGCGTCCTCCGTGTCGGACAGCGAGCCGCATAA
- a CDS encoding HIT family protein yields MTNRVPWQADAYLDLARRACFVCELLDGNPDYPHHVAYRDADAVVFASRFPSVLGHFLVAPVEHREHAIGDFTADEYLAIQRVVHRAGSALSVLLTVERLYVLTLGSQQANRHVHWHLAPLPPGVPYDQQQTAVFDPARGYLDIPDDDLANLAHRLGERMTR; encoded by the coding sequence ATGACCAACCGTGTTCCGTGGCAGGCCGACGCCTATCTTGACCTCGCCCGCCGGGCCTGTTTCGTCTGCGAACTTCTCGACGGCAACCCCGACTATCCGCATCACGTCGCGTACCGGGATGCCGACGCGGTGGTCTTCGCGAGTCGTTTCCCTTCCGTGCTCGGGCACTTTCTCGTTGCCCCGGTCGAGCATCGCGAGCACGCGATCGGCGACTTCACCGCCGATGAGTACCTGGCCATCCAGCGAGTGGTGCACCGCGCGGGCAGCGCGTTGAGCGTCCTGCTCACCGTCGAACGGCTCTACGTGCTGACTCTGGGCAGCCAGCAAGCCAACCGGCACGTCCACTGGCACCTCGCGCCTCTACCGCCGGGCGTCCCCTACGACCAGCAGCAGACCGCGGTGTTCGACCCCGCGCGCGGCTACTTGGACATCCCCGACGACGACCTGGCGAACCTCGCGCATCGGCTCGGCGAACGCATGACCCGCTGA